A DNA window from Bacteroides cellulosilyticus contains the following coding sequences:
- a CDS encoding glycoside hydrolase family 26 protein: MKKLFYLAIVLCAIACTNKKSSVNYAKFEPEDGKCLVFIGQDMEAIGGIEGKEGYVDFFGTPAGITIYTNIRPGDVSYGYTYQGLDGLKSNANWGAGNCFADAQLASPLLKDCDVAIGLELVNHEEKVASGEHDSYIIRLGEWIQNIAPQRVFLRIGYEFDGHAWNHYQPEAYITAFRRIHTLFDSLNISNVAYVWQSTGGNSSMDELYQYYPGDEYVDWFAYSQFAQGRCQAMIDLARKHGKPLFIAESTPMFQEKGVVASELRLSNPEQANRAWRTWYKELFNTVESNPDVVKAFSYINADWPSEAMWQGDTVVFSKIDARLQINPDITVKWKEKMKMERYIHEPIAHIE, from the coding sequence GTGCCTGGTTTTCATCGGTCAGGACATGGAAGCAATAGGCGGTATAGAAGGGAAAGAAGGATATGTTGACTTCTTCGGAACTCCGGCAGGTATAACCATCTATACCAACATCCGCCCAGGAGATGTATCTTACGGATATACTTACCAGGGACTTGACGGGCTTAAATCGAATGCCAATTGGGGTGCAGGCAATTGCTTTGCGGACGCACAACTTGCATCTCCCCTGCTTAAAGACTGTGACGTAGCCATCGGTCTTGAATTAGTAAACCATGAAGAAAAAGTAGCCAGCGGAGAACATGACAGTTATATCATTCGCTTGGGAGAATGGATACAAAACATTGCCCCCCAAAGAGTATTTCTGCGCATCGGCTATGAATTCGACGGGCATGCCTGGAACCACTATCAACCGGAAGCTTACATTACAGCTTTCCGCCGTATCCATACCCTATTCGATTCACTGAACATATCCAATGTAGCTTATGTTTGGCAATCCACCGGAGGCAACAGCAGTATGGATGAACTTTATCAATATTACCCCGGTGATGAATATGTAGATTGGTTTGCATACAGCCAGTTTGCCCAAGGGCGTTGCCAGGCTATGATAGACCTGGCTCGCAAACATGGCAAGCCACTCTTTATTGCGGAATCTACTCCTATGTTCCAGGAAAAGGGAGTTGTAGCTTCCGAGTTACGCCTTTCCAATCCGGAACAGGCCAATCGTGCCTGGCGTACCTGGTACAAGGAACTGTTCAATACAGTGGAGAGTAATCCGGATGTCGTGAAAGCATTTTCATACATCAATGCAGATTGGCCTTCGGAAGCAATGTGGCAAGGGGATACGGTGGTTTTCAGCAAGATAGATGCACGGTTACAGATCAATCCGGACATCACTGTGAAGTGGAAAGAGAAAATGAAAATGGAAAGATATATCCATGAACCGATAGCTCATATTGAATAA